Below is a window of Littorina saxatilis isolate snail1 linkage group LG2, US_GU_Lsax_2.0, whole genome shotgun sequence DNA.
GCTGTAataaacttgattttatttattttgaacaGACGGACTTGTGTGAGTAATAAATGTGCTGCTGTCACGGGGGCAATGTGTCATTTGTGAGACTGTTTGTGCTCAGCTAAGAGACTGTGTGTACACTATGATTATTGattgcctgttgtattgtgtcttgTATGAATGGGTTGGGTGACTGTGAGTGTCATCCGTTACCGTTCctgattttatttgttgtttcacttgggtgaacttgtgtttgatttatagatgtcattttcagctattcccgaggcgctgtacctgcgaggacgcagttggtatagagctgggggggatgtagtcaagtggcgtacccagtctttttgtgtaattatctcctgctcgacccagttgcctcctctgtctattatcttcccctgacccaagttgtgtctcccgctaggattattgtgtgtttactatcgtagggtagactcttgaccggattcctttctaacctcttatctcagatgtaggtggtcgttatgtaatgtgctgccagcctgtctgggtattcgttggactcggcgttttgtcaagtgggtgtcatttcttttgacagggtacatcatagaagatgccaggtggcttggaggttttagtctcttaccccccccccccctctttgtaactgcttgtaatctaatgaaccttatccggtgtgcgtaatatttccggtgcgtgACACCGACACGGCTCTCTgcctctttaacgatccctttcatttggcaggcaatcttaagacgacaccccccgttgtctgacaccgggtagccttcctattggcttatcgccacaggAAATCGGAAgtgaccagcctttaaaagactgagCACTTAGGCTAGATCAGCAGACGCGTTTAGTGAGACCGATCATCGAGTGAGTTGTGTGCTGCTCATATGTTGTTGTCATGACAGTGTCGAACCTCTGCCCAAATGTATCGCGACTTGCGAATTCGTGCtcttgtgtttcgcgactaTCGTCAGCAGCAGGTTTTGTGTTCCTttcaagtgtgctcactgaggagaatctacactgctttctgatGTGCTTTCTagtgtacgttaattaaaagtcacgttatcgcaacctctgtcttggcgtctcatttatgcttcctggcctatttcccccttccactccaccccatCACACTTAAACTGGCgacagccgtggatcgatggttatcagaatgtttttggaccgtggtgcgtttttgcgctagacctaacttttaaaatctagcttgttacacaaacattctttaatcataaaataattcttttttcatcaagacaagatcagtgcaattcgaagttgtgaaagtttgaaaaaagaaaagcccggaagcagggtcacgcaatggtcagcagacgacggtttatcagtcagtgcatatcgccgttcctctcaacagtcaaaagccatcgctagagttcttgtgaaccacagccgtttgtttcgtgcataaaaacgtgctattgtaaataagctcacatcgagtcgcattcaaataaggctaactgacgactacattgtgaaaaagggaaactggatcacacgggttcacgatggctcaggggtaagataaaccacgcaaaaataaattctttgaaaattgttcgctctttacggaggatgttctcaatcggtgagtgtttaaatgaaagggtgtttttactgtgtgtaaaagcctgaccgtgtctgtgatggtttacgggaggcttactgtgcctttaacccattaatattcatcacgtcatgTGAGTGATTGGTTGATACAGGTCACGAGAATGCTttgcctgtcatgacaggcacAATCAGATAGGAGCGATCACGTTCCCATTGCGGCCGTTCTGTCTACTttgcggggtcgcttcgaaatttcttttagTCGAAATAGACGGTAATAAacccgttatttctaatatgctgactgttaacAAATCATAACATACATGTCTCAAAAATGATATCATTTGATAAtccattttctcgacatgtctgttattatTTACTAACAGTTaccacattagaaaaaaagggaaaaaaacgcaacaacaaaacaaactatCAAACCAAACTTTTTTCTTTACATTTCAGGACGAGACAATTTCTACAGAGGTGTATGACGGGAACAGAGTGAGCTCAGACAAAGTTCTCAAAACGTTCCAACTCTGGTTGGAAGGGAAGAATTATCCCCTTACAGACCACACTGTTTTACTGACAGGGTATGACTTTGTTTATGTGACTGGGGGTGGGGTAGCGTCGTGAAGAGaaaggggagggtgtgtgtgcttgtgtgtgtgtgtgtgtgtgtatgtgtgtgtgtgagtgtgtgtctgtatgtgcgtgcgtgcgtgcgtgtgtgtgtgtgtgtgtgtgtgtgtgagtgtgtgtgtgtgtgtgtgtgtgtgtgtgtgtgtgtgtgtgtgtgtgtgtgtgtacaattgATACACTTCGTAAGTAGGTTGTGTATAGGCCTACTTCTATTTATAGTTTTATCATTGAAAACTGAATGGTATAGTTACAAGTTGACCACTATTTATTGCAGGTGGGATCTCTCTGATGGATTACAGAGTGGCGTTAATGGTAAATCATTGCATTTTGAGCTACACACAGATGAGGTTACATAATTatgagggtttgtgtgtgtatatgtgtgtgtgtgtgtgtttgtatgtgtgtgtgtgtgtttgtatgtgtgtgtgtgtgtgtgtgtgtgtgtgtgtgtgtgtgtgtgtgtgtgtgtgtgtgtgtgagggtgcgtggatgtgtgtttgtgtgtcggtgtgtgtgtctttgcctTTGTCTTAAATGTCAGCTTGTgcttctgtttgtgtttgtgttctgtttgtgtttgtgtttcggTTTTTGTGTAAGCGTGTGTTTTcgtcagattttctgtttttctgtctgagTCTGTGCAGGCGGCTTTGACAAGATGCCATCACCCTTTTTAcatatagtcaagttttgactaaatgttttaacgtagggggggggggggggggatcgagacgagggtgtggtgaatgtctgtgtgtgtgtgtgtgtgtgtctgtgcgtgtgtgtgtgtagagtgattcagactaaactactggaccaatctttatgaaattttacatgagagttcctgggaatgatatccccggtttttttttctcttttttttcgataaatgtctttgatgacgtcatatccggctttttgtaaaagttgaggcggcactgtcacaccctcatttttcaatcaaatttattgaaattttggccaaacaatcttcgacgaaggccagacttcggtattgcatttcagcatggtggcttaaaaattaattaatgactttggtaattaaaaatctgaaaattgtaaaaaaaaaaaaatgtttataaaacgatccaagtttacgttcatcttatttgttttcatgttctgattccaaaaacatataaatatgttatatttggattaaaagcaagctatgaaaattaaaaatataaaaattatgatcaaaattaactttccgaaatcgatttaaaaacaatttcatcttattccttgtcggttcttgattctaaaaacatatagatgtaatatgtttggattaaaaacacgctcagaaagttaaaacgaagagaggtacagtaaagcgtgagctatgaagcacagcgcaaccgctaccgcgccaaacaggctcgtaactttcactgccttttgcactagcggcggactacgttcagtttcattctgtgagttccacagcttgactaaatgtagtaaatttgccttacgcgacttgttttcaacttcagttgcatgcaggttgctaCTACAGTTGTTGTTTGCCTTCTCTctcatttttatttattttattgtttttattaaaaaaatgtgtgtggcttggagcaatccttcttcattggtctttttcttttctcaataaaatgtgtacattttcaaATCAACAGACTTTATTAATAAATGTtaacaaaaaaccaaacaaaaatcaTAACAAATTTACTTCTGATGTTCAactcagtttccaataatacacccaaatctaacCTTTTCCCATATTTAAATTTACCAATGGTCAATAATTCACAaaatgaatataattatttttccAGTTTTCTCTAAGACAACCCCCaaaaacctttttttcattcaaaattatggcaacatgtattttcttacccttcatcacctcttggcaataacaaaagaaatgttcaagggtgTCTAATTCATTACAAAATGCACATACTCGATGTTCGTAATCCCATCTTGTTTAATAAGATATTGGATATAGGCCTATGCCATGCAATAATTTCCAGTGCAACAAACGtagtctttcttcttttgtgttttttacaGCCAATAACCAGTTTCTTTTTATCCAAATCAACAGTATGTTTTCGTTTCCAAAAATCACAGTCACTCGGAATCTGGACATCTAAATCAACTAAACATTGCTGTTACATTACCACCATTAACAATGCAATCCTGCAATGTAAAATATTGATATGGTCatgtgtatatgttacagtcaataagtgaaatcagtcattacgcgcattacgtgtaatgactAAAATCTCTAGTCATTATGTGTAATGACTGGATCGTCAGAGGTGACAGTCAATAGGTGACAGCAGTCAATAAGCGTAATGACTAACATTACTTTGTACATGTATTCAATATATGTGTTAGCCTAAGGCTAATCTCTGTAGATTTATACCATGGGATTTTCATTTCCTTTATTTACAAAATGAAAAGATGTCAACATGGTTATAGTATTGTCAGTGCGTTTATTTCATTGACATCTTATGACGATCAACCTTGGATTGTAAATCTCTAACATCACGTCAAACAACCTTGAGTACAGTTTATTTGTGAGTAGATTCTTGCCCAATTAGTGACATTTTTTTCCCCAACGTTCTTGGCCTTGGTTGTACTTCACTAACATCACGTCAAACAAACTTGAGTACAGTTCACGACGTTCTCTGCTCTAGTCTAACACGCCACTTTGTTTGTGACAGTAATACTTGTGAACGCAGTCGACAAAGCAGCAGAAACTGGATGCGTTAGAAAAGTCATCTCCAGAAGATCTAAAACGCCAAAGGCTTCAAAAGCCAGGAATcttctatcctaggaagagtaCCAAGAGATAATCGTCGAATTACCCTCTTTAAAAGAACAAAGCAGCATGAAACCGCGCAGACAATACTATCTGTTGTCAAgatcaggctctctctctctctctctctctctctctctctctctctctctctctctctctctctctctctctctctctctctctctctctctctctgtctctctctctctctcatgccaACACAAGACAATTTAAACATGTACTAAATTTGCTTCTATTTACCTTCAATCCCGAAAAATTTAAATACATTCAATTGTATAATTTTCAGAAATGGTTCCAACTCATTTCACCTATTGACTGATTTCACTTATTGACTGTGACCATACACACAACCACGTTTAGTCCTTACACGTAATGACTAGATATTTTAGtaattacacgtaatgcctgtaTGAAACAGTCATTTCACGTAATGACTGAACATTTCAGTCATATGCGTAATGACTGATTTGATTTATTGACTGTAACATATTATATACGTCTGGATTTAAGTGCGGTGCATAATGCATTATATTCAAAATGTCTGTCACCCTTCATCctgctataaaaaaaaaaaccgtgttTGTACATTAAAATCCTACAGGTGTGGCTTTGCTGGGAAAGATGTGCCACTCCACAGAATCTCTGTCAGCAGTGGAAGTAAGTCCCAACGGTAACAGTGTTCTCACCCTGGTTCACGAACTCGGACACAGGTACGAACAcaaattatttgttttgttttactcgcCGTATTTCAAGCTTCCCCCAACCCCCTTCCACTCTctaccctctccccctccctttgCCCCCGACGATCATTTTGCGAATCTAAGcgtatgattttttttctccatccgATTCTAACGAAAATGGCGGTTAGGTAGAGAGATAAAGGGTAGCTTTGAACACGAACAAGAGCTGTTTTGATCCGATTTTTCTTGGTTATTTCTCGCGATAGACTGAGTACCTCTTGTTATGTCATAATAATTTCTTTTTGCGATCGTCATAACAATATATATGACGGGAATAATCGGCAATCATTTCATACAACAGCCTTGGTGCCAAACACGATGGTGACCATAACACGTGTGGTTCCGACTCCATGAAAATAATGGATGCGGTGCGATCGCAGAACTCTCCACTCAACTTTAAGTTCTCGAGCTGTTCCAGAACCTACTTCAGAAACTTCCTGCAAACTCTGCATGAGTAAGTTATCACTCTTCTTGGTTTCCATGGAAATCGACTGCATTGCACATCGTTGCCAAGCAAAATGTGCATTACGTTTACATTTGTTGAATGGTTGTATTGACAGTTTTCGTTTACATTATTTGTTTtcgtcttctttcttcttttttttcattttcattactttattgtcccatcgctgggaaatttctCGTAGTAGAAAGCAAGTAGAGCGCTCGAAAACAGAAATGTTGTCATGTGCATTGCAGTAGCGTAACCGGTAGCTGTCTCTCTGCGGCCAACACGGTGACGCCAGTACTGAACGCCCCACAGATCGGAGAGCGTTACGATCCCGATACCGTCTGCAGGATGACAGCCGGTGACCACTCCTACTTAGGAAGAGTGAGTATTTTtcagtatcatcatcatcatcatcatcatcatcatcatcatcggcatcatcatcatcatcatcatcatcgtcgtcgtcatcatcatcagtggCATCAGCATCAGCAGCGACATTAGCGTCGTCAAGGTCGTCGTCATCTGCATCTTCAGCATCATCGGTAgccgcagcagcagcagcagcagcaacaacaccaaaacaccaccaccaccaccaccaccaccaacaacaacaacaacaacaccaacaccaacaccaacaccaacaacaacaacattatcatATATGCACAGTACGAGGGTCTTGAGCTATACCATTGTTGATCTGTGTGCAGACATTCTACGGACCGCAAGGATCCCTGGACTACAGTGACGTGTGCACTGCCATCTGGTGCCTGAGTGACGCCCCTAACTACATCAGCGTGGTGGGAACTGACGGCTTCCCCTGTGGAAGTGGCAAGGTGAATACGACGATTGACTCTTTATTATGCATGTGTCTGCAGGATTCTGGTGTTTTTATTCTTGTGTCacttttatttttgatttgttgaAATCCCACCTTGTGAGAAAATCTTGCAATTTGAAAAAGCGTTTCAGAATCTCTCTGGTACCTGATAAACATAGGCCATCTATATCAGTTTCGCACTCTGGATTTCAGACGTGTTCTCTTGGATTGTGCATGGACTCAGCAACTGCGTCAACGAGTGTGTCGGGTAAGTTGGCCGCAAACGTCCTTTGGGTCCGAGCGTTGATAGTTTGTTGAAAATCAGCACTGCGTGTATTAGTTTACAGCAAAATCTGTTCTGTTTAGACTAAACTAATGGAAGCTTTCTTGAGATAAAGACAAACAGTGTAACTCATACAAATACAGCAAAAAACagttcagtatatatatatatttcttgcATTAGTAAATGACAATGTGTCATTAAAGGCCCTCTGTGCCTCGAGAAAACAGTTCGCCCCACTAGTgccttttacgaaattaattctgaaacaaatgctattgtgcacagagagcatccAGGCTGTTTATGGTTGGTAATCAACCTCAATGATGACTTTAAACTAATCACTGTCTCAAATGAGgacgaaagtcgcttgttcatcagTGCCAGTTCTTGTTATTCTCGCAGGTGCCAGAAAACTGGTTCcgaatgcatttagagcgcttaatTCTCTTTGTGTATCTGATTCAAAATCTCTGTCTCACCAGACACATGCACCTTTGGAAATGCCCCGTCTTACGCCAAAGTCTACGAGGGAAAGAGCTGCGAGGAGCTGATAACAGCCACAGACCAGCATCTCTGTTACCAAAGCTTTATACGCAAAGACTGCTGCGCCAGCTGCGAAGCCGCTAAAACGGGCATTGCAAGTAAGAACCTGACACATGCACATAGATATGCCTACACATGCATCAATTTACTCGCAAAGACTCGGAGAACATATTATCATGTTTGTGCGCGCGAGAATTTTCAGACAAATTAACATACTCATGTAAAGATATATAATTGTACAtgtacgcacgtacacacgaacACGCGTACcggcaaatacacacacacacacacacacacacacacacacacacacacacacacacacacacacacacacacacacacacacacacacacacacacacatatatcgtAGGATACTTGTGCTACGAGCAGTTTCACTTATTGGAGGATTTAATTCTTGACCAACATTATTGTCCTTCACCTTTTGTGTCACATGTCTTAACCCATACGCCCACGTGTGGGTTCATACAATAATTTGTGTTCTCGCACACAATTAttagttgttgttattgttgttgttgttgttgttgttactgttttgttttagtcgattttaaaggaggttactccccttagtctcggtataagcatagcttgttgtgtggtcccaAGTTTATCTTTTGTCTCCTATGCAGCTCCATATTATCAAAATAAATTCATGTTCAAACCACATGTTTACTGGTGTACAGGTTGTGAGTATGGCGATCAAGCTTCTTGGTGTTCTACATTATCCGCCAATGCCTGTTCCTATAATAAAGAAGTCTGCTGCGGAACCTGCCAGGATCAACAATCTGCGACAACCGCGGCGCCAGCACCTGCAACAACCGCGGCGCCAGCACCTGCAACCGGAACCAGCTCTGACACAACAGGTACCTCCATTAAAATTGTTTCTGGGTTATTAAAAATATCCTGCGTGTTTAATTACACTATCTTTTTTCCGATTGAACGACACAACATTTGTATAACTGTATAGTCACTGAAGTATTGGTAATTTTCTGACTGACAATCTCACATTGTTTTACTTATATTTTGGTATTTGTTGATGACAAACCCCCGATACACAGACAAGACCTTGAAAGGGAATTCGTATTAACGCCAATTTCCAAAGTCgttcacgcatgcacgcacgcacgcacgcatgcacgcacgcacgcacacgcacacacacacacacacacacacacacacacatacttgttTTCCCCTCGTTATTGTGACCATTGGCCggccccatcgttgttttgacagTGCCTGCTGAAGTGACCGTTTGACCAATAGATAAGAAATTCCACATCAAGCTTATTTAAATTGGCCAAAAGTGAATGTGCATaattacactcacatacactcaatatttcaataaactgaaACACCGCCTGCATTGTGTTGACAAAGATGATACACACGATACACACTTGTGTGTGAACGTTGTTTTGACCGGGGTATACATGTTTTCCCCTCGTTATTGTGACCATTGGCCGGtcccatcgttgttttgacagTGCCTGCTGAAGTGACCGTTTGACCAATAGATAAGAAATTCCACATCAAGCTTATTTAAATTGGCCAAAAGTGAATGTGCATAATTACACTCACATGCActcaatatttcaataaactgaaACACCGCCTGCATTGTGTTGACAAAGATGATACACACTCGTGTGTGAACGTTGTTTTGACCGGGGTATACATGTTTTCCCCTCGTTATTGTGACTATTGGCCAGTtccatcgttgttttgacagTGCCGGTTGAAATGACCGTTTGACCAATAGATAACAAAATTCCACATCAAGCTCATTTAAATTGGCCAAAAGTGAATGTGCATaattacactcacatacactcagTATTTCAATAAACTGAAACACCGCCTGCATTGTGTTGACAAAGATGATACACACGATACACACTCGTGTGTGAACGTTGTTTTGACCTGGGTATGCATTGTATTGACTTTCCGTGGTAGTGTGATAttgtatatatatgatataaggTAGTGTGCCTTTACATTTTAACTTGCTCCTTTCAAAACCTTCTATTGGCACTTAGACCAAAGAATCACAAAGCCTTTTTTTATGTGTACGAAACAGCTAAACAAAACGTGTAGCTTACTTTGCAGTGCATAATCATGAAGCTTTTTAAAATGAAGTTTAATTATCATATTTGAAGGTGGTGGATACTATAAGTGttatcagggacctatattagaatCAGTCTGTCAGTtacgttttttttttccttcttgtaATGAAAGGTATTTTTATGATGGCGCTCAGTTCCCTTGCGTTTGTTCATCGACATTTTAAGATACCTTCACATTTGAaattgcattttattttatttactttgACTTCCATTCATTTAATGATGGGCTTGTTTAGCATAATTGCTTTTGTATACACATGCATTTTACAGTCTGTGTGTTCAGTTGTAGAAACAATTTCTCTTCTTGAGACAATAATAGCTttttgttaactttcggagtaaggatttgaatgattttcccTGTGGCGATTATGTCCATGCAATCTGCAATCCTGTGATCACACatccacatacaaacacaatcaGTCAAATCATAACAATAAGCatgttttgcaaaataacgtttGCTAGTTTTTATTCCTTTTCAATGGCATGCAACAAAACGGTGACATTTGCTTTTTGCAGACATTTAAAAAGCAGTGAATTTATACTGTTATAGCTTACAACCAGGCTATAACAGTGATTGAATGTTGCCCCAGTTGACAAAGGAACAGGAAATAGAATGCATGTACAACTTCTCGTCTCAAactaaaataaagaagaaaaacaaatctgaataTCTTGTTAAagagaacagagaaaaaaagtgtattTTGTACCTTCAAAACCTCTTAAACAGCGCTTACATTAGATTTAAGAATTCAGTGAACTTAACGTATAACAACGATTGAATAACTCTGCCCAACatgacaaagaaaaaaagacagatttATTTCTCTCAAACAAAACCTTCAAACCTGTTGAAAAATAGGCTATTGCCTCCACCATCATTGTTCTGACCGCGCATAATAAACTGAACTTTTGACCAATGTCCAACAAAATTCAAATTAAGCTAAATCAAACACActctaaataaataattaaatatgAAACTGCTCATGattaaaaataatgaaaacacaTAATGCACACCCGGTGTATAACATTGTTCTGAAAGGAACAATACACGGCTTTGACTTTCTTTAAACTTATAAGTGGGCCTAATGCGTTCATGATAATAATGCAATATAACACAGTAAGGTAGTCTCGAGTCATATGATTACATATTTGTAACATGGAAAATAAACCAATGTTAAAATACTGTGAGGCATGAGAattggcatatatatatatactagaatgaatacccgcttcgccgggtagccggcttcgccgggaagaagtacttagagccgtccgaactatggacccgccaagcttaggtccctcccagattcgtggaatgggaacagcacgaaaatgattcagtggccataatgccattcctgaccatatcgagtcccatccttgtcgacgaatgtaaccgtgttaatcacctttggaggcgaactccactcaaacaggactgagcaagttatggcttctcaaaggaaggccagtacataaaattacacaaaagccgccagaccacatcacaaacagaactgaagaatgcacaggtgttgattacatagagacacacacacttacacacacacacacacaaacacagagaagccgtatctatagagagatagatgacagtgtatttttcgcgtggctataaattgattcgacctttgcacttttacagtgaggataatttacgggtccaatttacgttctgtacactgcgttgaccttctaaaaataggtaacagtaacagaacgccgggaatatccgaagacgctcagcgcagtggacagcgcagtgtagtaacttacaactgaacgggaaagccacacgaaggaagggagataaacgccaaacactggagaagataaggaagagttacttataatggtgaaatgaacccaaaaacgaaaatgagttcagcgctgcgcgctgagagcacgtgttgaaatatctcatcgatgatattgtgtccggggtgtagctgaatacggtgtccaaatttgaaaaagatccaccgagaactttggcgttgtgatgtggtgtagcggctatggtgtgtcggtatgggggcccgggtaagctgaggtggaaccaaaatagctgaggtggaaccaaaatcggttccgcgctgcgcgctgagagcacgtgttgaaatatcgaccaggttgtgtcgtgtcccgggtttacctgaatatgcccaccaaatttgaagcagatccatcgagaactttggccgtgcatcgcgcacagatacacagacagatacacagacagatacacagacacacagacactagtcgtatatatatatagatatatatacagaTTATTTAAAACACTCCACTGAATAGTCCACACAATCAAAACAACTAGCAGCATCTTTAGTAAGGTCTATGCTTTTTCAATTGcaacaaatgaaaaatataCTTTTGTTTCTAACAGAAAGTAAGAAAACTGCCAATTTATCCTTTGTATTATAGCTTCCAACAAACGTATAGCGACGATTGAATAATTTTGCCCCAGGTGACAAAGAAACATACAATAAAACTATTTTCCAACTTCTTGTctctcaaacaaaattgaaaaagcaAATCTTCAAACATCCTGTTAAAATAGGCCATTTGCCTCCaccatcgttgttttgacagCACATGCTGAAGTGACCTTTTGACCGATGCCCATGAAATACCAAATTAAGCTGATCTAAAGAGCCAAAAGTAAATGTaccataaatacactttatataCACTCAAaatctttctttattctttatttctttatttggtgtttaacgtcgttttcaaccacgcaggttatatcgcgacggggaaagggggggagaagggaTAGAGCACTTAAAATCGAAATCAATCATTACATGTGAAACACCACTATCATTGTGTTGACATTGAAATGTCACACACGATGACCCAGTGTTTATGATACGTTATGATTGTTTTGACTTTCCTACTAGCGGACCGTATGGTAGTTTGTGGTCACGATAATAAATAATGATGATCACACGATGACCCAGTGTTTATGATACGTTATGATTGTTTTGACTTTCCTACTAGCGGACCTTATGGTAGTTTGTGGTCacgataataaataataatgataataaagttAAAACGGCTATGCCTACGATGCCTTCGGGCCTTGTTTTTGGCCGATTTGAGCGAAATTGCTGTTATATATTGCTCAGCCAACCTTAATTAGAGCAATCCTTACCCTTGTTATCCCAAAGAAGTACTGTAcgccccctgcgggttagggg
It encodes the following:
- the LOC138956529 gene encoding A disintegrin and metalloproteinase with thrombospondin motifs adt-1-like; the protein is MNPAQCFTLLVFGVLVSLTDGAPIDSSVQNSIETRIIVDRLAFSNWKADLTSATDTDAKRNADTEAQMTDYIRSVFAGANAIFKQLDTYGINLDTRIVGIEFITDETISTEVYDGNRVSSDKVLKTFQLWLEGKNYPLTDHTVLLTGWDLSDGLQSGVNGVALLGKMCHSTESLSAVEVSPNGNSVLTLVHELGHSLGAKHDGDHNTCGSDSMKIMDAVRSQNSPLNFKFSSCSRTYFRNFLQTLHDSVTGSCLSAANTVTPVLNAPQIGERYDPDTVCRMTAGDHSYLGRTFYGPQGSLDYSDVCTAIWCLSDAPNYISVVGTDGFPCGSGKTCSLGLCMDSATASTSVSDTCTFGNAPSYAKVYEGKSCEELITATDQHLCYQSFIRKDCCASCEAAKTGIASCEYGDQASWCSTLSANACSYNKEVCCGTCQDQQSATTAAPAPATTAAPAPATGTSSDTTGCEYGDRASWCSTISGNGCHYNGETCCESCKKYKTSIPNCEYGDRSSFCPIFIAEDRGRCVTYSHICCVTCANPQSATTAAPAPATGTSSDPTSCEYGDQVSWCSTISASNCYYNEERCCESCKKHKTSIPNCKFGDRNPTCATLVAANRAICFGNEEACCASCT